The Spirosoma foliorum genome has a window encoding:
- the mnmA gene encoding tRNA 2-thiouridine(34) synthase MnmA, with translation MSKHGRILVAMSGGIDSSLAAVLLHEEGYEVIGMTMKTWDYASSGGTKKETGCCSLDSINDARNIAVSLGFPHYILDIREEFGDAVIDHFTGEYLEGRTPNPCVMCNTHIKWDALLRRADRLDCESIATGHYAHIRTENGRHILSKGVDSLKDQSYVLWGVSQESLSRTKLPLGHLRKSEIREMATERGFIELVTKSESYEICFVPDNDYRGFLKRRMPGLEAEVAGGNFVMEGTGKILGKHQGYPFYTIGQRKGLGMAFGQPMFVTEIRKDTNEVVLGVDKDLLRDGMIVSKLNLQKYDHINGPLETVTKVRYKDSGTPATISQTGDKIEVLFKEGVSAIAPGQAAVFYEGNDVIGGGWIMKSFRQNDPSFDLAQIAVGA, from the coding sequence ATGAGCAAACACGGACGAATTCTGGTCGCCATGAGTGGCGGCATCGATTCTTCGCTGGCAGCGGTATTGTTGCACGAAGAAGGGTACGAGGTCATTGGCATGACCATGAAAACCTGGGATTATGCTTCCTCAGGTGGTACAAAAAAAGAAACCGGCTGTTGCAGCCTCGACAGCATCAACGACGCCCGCAACATTGCGGTTAGTCTCGGTTTCCCCCACTACATTCTGGACATTCGGGAAGAATTCGGCGATGCCGTTATCGACCATTTTACGGGTGAATACCTCGAAGGTCGTACACCTAACCCCTGCGTTATGTGCAACACGCACATCAAGTGGGACGCCCTCCTACGTCGAGCCGACCGCCTTGATTGCGAGTCGATTGCAACTGGGCATTATGCCCATATCAGAACGGAGAATGGCCGCCATATTCTGTCCAAAGGCGTTGATAGCCTGAAAGACCAATCCTATGTATTATGGGGTGTATCGCAGGAGAGTTTAAGCCGAACAAAATTGCCGTTGGGCCATTTGCGCAAATCTGAAATTCGTGAGATGGCTACCGAACGGGGCTTTATCGAACTGGTTACCAAATCAGAATCATACGAAATCTGCTTCGTGCCCGACAACGATTACCGGGGCTTTTTGAAACGCCGGATGCCGGGTCTGGAAGCCGAAGTAGCAGGCGGCAATTTCGTGATGGAAGGTACTGGTAAAATTCTCGGCAAACATCAGGGCTACCCCTTCTATACAATTGGCCAACGTAAGGGACTTGGTATGGCGTTTGGCCAGCCGATGTTCGTTACCGAAATCCGGAAAGATACCAATGAAGTCGTACTAGGCGTCGACAAAGATCTGCTTCGCGATGGTATGATTGTCAGCAAGCTGAATCTGCAAAAGTACGATCACATCAATGGACCGCTCGAAACCGTGACTAAAGTGCGTTACAAAGACTCCGGCACTCCAGCGACCATTTCGCAAACGGGCGACAAAATTGAGGTTCTTTTCAAGGAAGGCGTATCGGCTATTGCACCCGGACAAGCGGCTGTATTTTACGAAGGCAACGACGTTATTGGCGGGGGCTGGATTATGAAAAGCTTCCGGCAAAACGACCCTTCATTCGATCTGGCGCAGATCGCCGTGGGTGCCTGA
- a CDS encoding agmatine deiminase family protein yields MKIQPLIESTNQEFIPAREGFFFPPEWHPHVATWLSWPHTEASWTRERQELMFPAYIEFIKAIAESEHVCINAHNDIVMQAAKLRLLAAGADMSRITLLPHPTNDSWCRDHGPAFLINPEKKERMIVNWGYNAWGGKYPPYDRDDLIPVEIAHYRGLEYVTPGIIMEGGSVEFNGAGTVLTSRACLLNQNRNAHLTQAQIEQYLCNYYGVQQVLWVEEGIVGDDTDGHIDDTVRFVNEDTVIAAYESNPNDANYPFLQEIHQELKEMRLLNGKQLNIVELPMPDPVESDGLRLPASYANFLITNGSVIVPTFRCAKDQQALDIIGTCFPDRKIVGIDSTDIVWGLGSFHCLSQQEPVV; encoded by the coding sequence ATGAAGATACAGCCATTGATTGAATCGACAAATCAAGAGTTTATACCAGCCCGCGAGGGCTTTTTCTTTCCTCCCGAGTGGCATCCACACGTGGCAACCTGGCTCAGTTGGCCCCATACAGAAGCCTCCTGGACGCGCGAGCGGCAGGAGTTGATGTTTCCGGCCTATATTGAGTTTATCAAGGCCATCGCCGAAAGCGAGCACGTGTGCATCAATGCGCATAACGACATTGTGATGCAGGCAGCAAAATTGCGTTTACTCGCTGCGGGCGCTGATATGAGCCGCATTACGCTCTTGCCCCATCCAACGAACGATTCGTGGTGCCGCGATCATGGGCCGGCTTTCCTCATTAATCCTGAGAAAAAAGAGCGGATGATCGTTAACTGGGGATACAATGCCTGGGGAGGAAAATATCCGCCTTACGATCGGGACGACCTAATTCCGGTAGAAATTGCCCATTATCGTGGTTTGGAATATGTTACGCCCGGCATCATTATGGAAGGTGGTTCTGTAGAGTTCAACGGTGCCGGAACGGTGCTGACAAGCCGAGCCTGCCTGCTCAATCAGAACCGAAATGCACACTTAACACAGGCCCAAATCGAGCAGTATTTGTGCAACTACTACGGTGTGCAACAGGTGCTTTGGGTAGAAGAAGGCATTGTAGGCGACGATACCGATGGCCACATTGACGATACAGTCCGGTTTGTGAACGAGGACACAGTTATTGCCGCTTACGAATCGAATCCGAACGACGCCAATTACCCATTCCTACAGGAAATTCATCAGGAATTGAAGGAAATGCGACTACTGAATGGCAAGCAGCTTAACATTGTTGAACTACCCATGCCCGATCCGGTTGAGAGTGATGGACTGCGCCTTCCCGCATCCTATGCCAATTTCCTGATTACGAACGGATCGGTCATCGTGCCAACGTTCCGATGCGCCAAGGATCAGCAGGCTTTAGACATCATCGGCACCTGCTTTCCTGATCGTAAAATTGTCGGCATCGATTCAACCGATATCGTCTGGGGCTTGGGAAGTTTCCATTGTTTAAGCCAGCAGGAGCCAGTTGTTTAA
- a CDS encoding HAD family hydrolase, whose product MPDSSFAPTWAALFDMDGVLIDNSDFHINAWLQFAQQHNRPLTKDQYLENINGRVSADAMAYVFQRPISPGELIVLTEEKEAIYRELYRPHLQPAPGLLDFLTALKTQHVKLAVGTSAPESNVLFTLDGLPLRPYFDAIVDASMVHKGKPDPEIYLTAANRVGVEPARCVVFEDAFAGIEAGLQAGMKVIALATTHTRDELADTGASLIVEDFTQLTVEAVHALVG is encoded by the coding sequence ATGCCCGATTCTTCTTTCGCCCCTACCTGGGCGGCTCTTTTCGATATGGACGGTGTATTGATCGACAATTCCGATTTTCATATCAATGCCTGGTTACAGTTTGCTCAACAGCACAATCGTCCACTTACCAAAGACCAATACCTCGAAAATATCAACGGTCGTGTATCTGCCGACGCTATGGCCTACGTATTTCAGCGGCCCATTTCACCGGGTGAGCTGATCGTACTGACGGAAGAAAAAGAAGCCATTTATCGGGAATTATATCGACCGCATCTTCAGCCAGCACCGGGTTTGCTGGACTTTCTGACAGCTTTAAAAACGCAACACGTTAAACTGGCCGTAGGCACATCAGCCCCAGAAAGTAATGTCTTGTTCACATTAGATGGCCTGCCCTTACGCCCTTATTTCGACGCGATCGTGGACGCCAGCATGGTGCACAAAGGCAAACCCGACCCCGAAATCTATCTGACTGCCGCCAACCGAGTGGGTGTTGAACCAGCCCGATGTGTTGTATTCGAAGATGCGTTTGCAGGTATTGAAGCCGGATTACAGGCAGGTATGAAAGTCATTGCCCTGGCAACAACCCATACGCGGGATGAGCTAGCAGACACAGGTGCGTCGTTGATTGTTGAGGATTTTACGCAATTAACCGTCGAGGCAGTGCACGCGTTAGTTGGCTAA
- a CDS encoding 3-keto-disaccharide hydrolase yields the protein MKKYLLFIGFALALTNQLFAQTTPTVPVPKGHPNPSGAGWKPLFASDLSDAGFPKGVWTVDDGGVLTASADKTIWTAVPYDDFVLDLFFKTADGTNSGVVVHASDTTNWIPNSVEIQIADDHAKKWADSPTNWQCGAFFGHQAAIKQQVVKKPDEWNRYTITCQGKMIYVVLNNQLVNTIDLSKFTSAKSNPDGSSVPEWLSKPPADLPLHGYIGLQGKHAGAPIYFRNLKIKAL from the coding sequence ATGAAAAAATATCTGTTGTTCATTGGTTTCGCGCTGGCATTAACGAATCAGCTTTTTGCCCAAACGACTCCAACCGTTCCAGTTCCAAAAGGCCACCCAAACCCCAGCGGTGCCGGTTGGAAACCCCTCTTTGCCAGTGATCTTTCTGATGCCGGTTTTCCCAAAGGCGTCTGGACTGTCGACGATGGGGGTGTTCTGACAGCTTCGGCCGATAAAACCATCTGGACAGCAGTACCTTATGACGACTTTGTTCTGGATTTATTTTTCAAAACGGCCGATGGAACCAACAGTGGTGTAGTTGTTCATGCCAGCGATACGACCAACTGGATTCCTAATTCAGTAGAGATTCAGATTGCCGACGATCACGCAAAAAAATGGGCCGATTCGCCAACGAACTGGCAATGTGGTGCGTTTTTTGGTCATCAGGCGGCTATCAAACAACAAGTTGTTAAGAAGCCCGACGAATGGAACCGGTATACGATCACCTGCCAGGGCAAGATGATTTATGTGGTGCTCAATAACCAGTTGGTGAATACCATCGATCTGTCAAAGTTTACCTCGGCTAAAAGCAACCCCGATGGTTCGTCCGTACCGGAATGGCTTAGTAAACCACCCGCCGACTTACCACTTCATGGCTATATCGGCTTACAGGGGAAACACGCCGGAGCACCTATCTATTTCCGAAATCTGAAAATCAAAGCATTATAA
- a CDS encoding helix-turn-helix domain-containing protein — MEVICLHDEAFYALIDKVIERVEQRKVAKDDKWISGSEAMQKLRIQSKTTLQKLRDEGSIRFSQPERKIILYDSDSINDYLSRHSKATF; from the coding sequence ATGGAAGTTATCTGTCTACACGATGAAGCCTTTTATGCCCTGATCGATAAGGTTATTGAACGAGTCGAGCAACGGAAAGTGGCTAAGGATGATAAATGGATTTCAGGCAGCGAAGCCATGCAGAAACTGCGTATCCAGAGCAAAACGACTTTGCAGAAGCTCCGTGACGAAGGCAGCATCCGGTTTTCGCAGCCTGAGAGAAAGATCATTCTATACGACAGTGATTCAATCAACGACTACTTATCTCGCCACTCCAAAGCAACCTTTTAG
- a CDS encoding site-specific integrase, with product MASSLKVVLRKKANQTGVFPLAIRVTIDRKSSYIYLGQQIREADWDAAQQKVRKSHPNSVRLNNEILQKRAEANDKLLEMGTQHKAVSSKAVRKQLKSSQSASFFALAETFIENMRKQGKYNRVSTEQPRINHFRDFLKDKDITFPEITVSLLNKFKSYLKGSRQVGERTIANHLVLVRTIFNQAIAEGLVDQKYYPFGKGKVGIKIPESVKIGLNAEDVAKLENADLSSCRPYWTHARNMWLISFWFAGMRASDVLRLKHSDFQNGRLHYTMGKNAKSGSLKVPEKALKIIEQYPKNTKHDLVFPELQPIDDISNGYEVQRKIAFAIKRLDKNLQDIARFVKIDKSLTMHIARHTFGNLSGDKISIQQLQKLYRHTSITTTIGYQGHFIHKDADEALEAVIGL from the coding sequence ATGGCCTCCTCACTCAAAGTCGTTTTACGGAAGAAAGCTAATCAGACTGGTGTTTTTCCGCTCGCCATACGCGTCACCATCGACCGGAAATCATCGTATATCTATTTGGGGCAACAAATACGGGAAGCTGATTGGGATGCAGCTCAACAGAAAGTTCGCAAATCACATCCCAATTCAGTTCGACTGAATAACGAAATCCTACAGAAAAGAGCGGAAGCTAATGACAAGTTGTTAGAAATGGGTACCCAGCACAAAGCTGTATCCTCCAAAGCCGTTCGTAAACAGCTAAAATCCTCTCAAAGTGCTTCCTTCTTTGCCTTAGCAGAAACGTTTATTGAGAATATGCGCAAGCAGGGAAAATACAACCGAGTCAGCACCGAACAGCCACGGATCAATCATTTTCGCGATTTCTTAAAGGATAAGGATATTACGTTTCCAGAGATCACCGTATCATTGCTGAATAAATTCAAGTCTTATTTGAAGGGTTCTCGACAGGTTGGCGAACGGACTATTGCTAATCATCTTGTCCTGGTCAGAACCATCTTTAATCAGGCAATTGCTGAAGGACTTGTTGATCAAAAATACTACCCCTTTGGCAAAGGGAAGGTTGGTATTAAGATTCCTGAGTCAGTAAAAATCGGATTGAATGCTGAAGACGTAGCTAAACTGGAAAATGCTGATCTGTCTTCATGCCGCCCTTACTGGACTCATGCGCGAAATATGTGGCTCATATCTTTTTGGTTTGCCGGTATGAGAGCATCAGATGTGTTGCGCTTAAAACATTCAGACTTTCAAAATGGCCGATTACATTATACAATGGGGAAGAATGCCAAAAGTGGATCACTCAAAGTGCCCGAAAAAGCACTTAAAATCATTGAACAATATCCTAAAAACACTAAACATGATTTGGTCTTTCCTGAATTGCAGCCTATTGATGATATAAGTAACGGATACGAAGTTCAACGTAAAATTGCTTTTGCTATTAAACGGTTAGACAAAAACCTTCAAGACATTGCCAGGTTTGTCAAGATCGACAAAAGCTTGACTATGCATATTGCCCGCCACACGTTTGGTAATCTGTCAGGTGACAAAATATCGATTCAGCAATTACAAAAACTTTACCGGCATACATCGATTACAACAACGATTGGTTATCAGGGGCATTTTATTCACAAAGACGCTGATGAAGCCTTGGAGGCTGTTATCGGATTATAA
- a CDS encoding helix-turn-helix transcriptional regulator — translation MDQIQTLRRRLHIIRMVDRPFLYPSLKKLVAQLSEDFDAVSERTVERDIRAIGAVYQIYIRNDRRKGGYYLDLPTDEDVADFEQFVQLLERRERLEFLTSSVASIRGIGRYLQLEHNTQFTGNGHLPLLWQALQTGRCVEFVYRKFEKEADEGKLRRVEPDLLLEYRNRFYLDCFDLEANRPRTFGLDRLHGLTLTDQPISTAHTGQRRTDRRHAIGVTCPPDLEPQRVILRFQTSEANYVRSLPLHSSQRLIQETPDFVDLELTVILNHELEREILAFGELVEVMEPAELREKMAARVEMMTKKYF, via the coding sequence ATGGATCAAATCCAAACTCTGCGTCGACGACTGCACATCATTCGCATGGTCGACCGACCTTTTTTGTATCCGTCCCTCAAAAAGCTGGTTGCTCAACTCAGTGAGGACTTCGATGCGGTTTCGGAACGGACCGTCGAGCGAGACATTCGGGCGATTGGAGCGGTCTATCAAATTTACATTCGGAATGACCGGCGCAAAGGGGGCTATTACCTCGATCTGCCAACCGATGAAGATGTGGCTGACTTCGAGCAGTTTGTACAACTGCTCGAACGACGAGAACGGTTGGAGTTTCTGACGTCGTCGGTAGCGAGTATTCGGGGCATTGGGCGCTATTTGCAACTTGAGCATAACACACAGTTTACAGGCAACGGACATTTGCCTCTGTTATGGCAGGCACTACAAACAGGTCGCTGTGTGGAGTTTGTCTACCGAAAGTTTGAAAAAGAGGCCGACGAAGGAAAGCTCCGGCGGGTAGAACCGGATTTACTGCTGGAGTACCGTAATCGATTTTATCTGGATTGTTTTGATCTGGAAGCCAATCGGCCACGCACCTTCGGCCTAGATCGGTTACACGGACTTACACTAACCGATCAGCCTATTTCCACCGCCCATACTGGCCAGCGTCGAACCGACCGCCGACACGCTATCGGAGTAACCTGTCCGCCTGACCTCGAACCTCAACGGGTGATCCTGCGCTTCCAGACCAGCGAAGCCAACTACGTCCGTTCACTACCGTTGCACAGTAGTCAGCGGCTGATTCAGGAAACCCCCGATTTTGTTGATCTCGAATTGACCGTCATTCTCAACCACGAACTTGAACGTGAAATTCTGGCTTTTGGCGAACTGGTCGAAGTGATGGAACCAGCTGAACTGCGAGAGAA